The region GTCCCCGCTGCGCGCCCGCGAAGGCGTTCTCCACCACGCGGGTGGGCGTCAGCAGCAGGGTTCCCTGCGGCAGCTTGGCGCGAAGGCGCGCTTCGTCGGGGGCGTCGTCGCGCTCCCAGCCGAGCACGCGCGCTTGCTCCCACTGCTGGCCAACGGCCTTGAAGTACAAGCGGTCGCGCTCCACGCACAGCGTGCCCTCGTCGAAGGCGCGGCAGCCGAGCACGCGGGAGAGGGGCAGGGGCGTCGTGGGGATCAGCCCGCGATCCCGCAGTGGGCCGCATTCGGGCTGACTCGGATCCCGAAGACAGAGCGAGCGTGCGAGCTCGTAGGCGTCACACGCGTCGTAGGAGCCGGCCTCGCAGATCTGCATCGACAGCGTCATGCCACGCCGGCGCGCGGCGGCGTCCTTGCGGTAGCCGAGCGCTGCGGCGAGCTGGGTGCAGGGGCAGTCGTTCACCTCGCGGACGCCCGCGGGCACCCGGGCGCCGCGCCGCGCGCAGGCCGTCTCGAGCTGCTTCAGCTCGGCGTCCGTGGGAGGCGTCTGGAAGCTCTGCTGAGCGCTGCAGGTGTAGCCGTCGGGGCCGGGCTCGGGCGCACCCGAGCGGGGGTGCTCCGCGGGGGGCCGACCCGCAGCGCAGCCGACCAGGGCAGCCGTGAAGAGGAACGCAGCGACGCGCATGCGCTGACGCTTACGGACGTTTGGGGGCCGAGCTTCCCGAGCGTGCCGGGGATCGCGCCGGCCCGACAAACAATCCTCGAGGATTTCGAGCTTCGTGGGCCAGGAGCCAGCGCTTCTTGTCGATGCCCCCCGCAAAGCCCGTCAGGCTGCCGTCCTTACCGATGACGCGGTGACAGGGCAACACGATGGCCAGTGGATTGAGCGCGTTGGCCCGGCCCACGGCGCGCGCAGCGGCGGGCTTGCCGAGGGACGTGGCGAGGTCGCCGTAGCTCCGGTGCTGTCCATAGGGAATGCGTGCCAGCTCGGACCACACGCGTTGCTGGAACGGAGTGCCCTGGGGAGCGATGGGGACGGTGAAGTCGCGCCGTTTGCCGGCGAAGTACTCCCGGAGCTCACGGGCGGCGCGCAGCAGCAGCGGGTGACCCTGAGCTTCGCGGCTGTCGAGCGGCTTGTGCTGCCCGGGCAGCACGATGGCAACGAGGGCGCTGTCCGTGGCAACGAGCTTGGTTTTGCCCAGCGGCGTGTCGATCACGATGTGAGCCAGCATGGTCATCTTCCTTCGGCGCTTGCGCGCCACAAGAGCATTGCCGCGTAAGCGCGCCAGGGCGCCCAGCCTTCCGCTCGCACTTCGGCCGCGCGCGCGGAGTCGACCCCGAGGGCGCGACGCAGAGCGAGATCCCCGCTCGGAAACGCATCCGGCCAACAGAGGGCGCGGAGAGTGATGGCGTGGGCGGACCAAGGACCGATGCCGGGCACTGCTAGTAGCTCCTGCACCAGCGTCGTGGGCTCCCCCGCGGTCAGATCGATGCGTCCCTCGGCGACGGCGCGGGAGAGCTCGACGAGGGTCTTGGCGCGCGCTTCCGTCACGCCCACCGCGCGCACTTGACGAGCGCTGGCCTTGGCGAGCACCAGCGGCTCCGGAAACACGCGACCGACCTCGGACTCGGTGCCGAAGCGTTCCAGCAAGCGACCGGACAGGGTGGTGGCGGCAGCCACGGACACTTGCTGTCCGAGGATGACGCGCACTGCGGTCTCGTAGCCGGAGAAGGCGCCCACGATACGCAGCCCTGGGTAGCGCTTCACGAGCGGGGCGAGGCGGCGATCCCGCGACAGGTGCCGGGCGATCTGTTCCGGACGCGCGTTCAGATCGAAGAGGGCCCGAAGCCGCTGTGCCACGAACATGAGCTTGGGCGCCAAGCTCGGGGACACCTGGGCCACGAGCGCGGCGCGACGCGAGTGATGGCGCACGGAGACGACGCCCACCTTGCCGTCGACCACGACCGAGCGCGTGTACTCGCCGTCGCTCACTCGCTCGACGCCGGGAATGGCGCGAGCGCGCAAGAACGCCAGGGAGCGCTCGAAATCGAAGGGCGGTCGATAGTCGAGACGCAGCGGAATGCCATCCCCCGAGGTGCCCGTTTCGCTGCGCAGCTCCGATGCCGCCCGCCCGAAGCGCTCCCGCACCGCCGAGTTGAATCGCCGGACGCTGGAAAACCCCGACGCGAAGGCGACTTGCGTCAGTGGCAAGCGGCTGTCCGCCAAGAGCTGCTTGGCCATGGCCAAGCGGCGGGTCTGCGCCAGCTCCACCGGGGCGACCCCGAGCTCGCTCTCCAGGCAGCGACGGAGATGGCGAGCGGTCACGTTCAAGAGCTTGGCCAGCTCCTCCACGGAGTGCTCGTTGAGGTAGCCGGCGTCGATCAGCTCGGCGGCGCGGGCGGCCAGCCGCGACACCTTGTCGACGCTCGCGAGCCCGGGGGCCAGCTCCGGCCGACAGCGGAAGCAGGCGCGAAACCCGGCACGTTCCGCTTCCGCGGCGCGGGCGAAGAACACGCAGCGACCGCGGCCCGGAGTGCGCGCGGGGCATATCGGCCGGCAGTAGACGCCGGTGGTCTCCACGCCCACGAAGAACACGCCGTCGAAGCGCCCGTCTCGACTGGTGAGAGCGCGGTAGCAAGTGTCGGCGTCCAGGGTCACGCCATGAGTGGTAGCGACAACGGCTGAGCCTGTCTGGCCATTTTCGGACCTGACGACGAGAAGCGTTGGGGGCAAAGCGCTTCGGCGAGGTGTTTCGCCCCGAGCGTGGGCGGCTTTCTCTCGGTCATTTCGCCGGCACGCGAGCTGCATTTCGCCAGTCCATGCGAGCGTGGTCGGTGTTGGTGTTGGCTCTGACGATGGTGGCGGGATGTGATCGGACGAGGCCCGTCGAGCGAGCACCGACACCCTCACGCCCGCTGCCTCAAAAGGTGCTGGCGCGGGACGAATCTCCGTGGAAGTCCCGGGAGTCCTGCCTCGCGATGCTCGAGGCTCAACAGCACCTGCCGCGCGCCACGGGAAAGGTGCGCGTCGGCAGCTGGAACATCCGCACCTTTCCCGACGGTGACAAGACGGACGTTCCCTGGCTCGCCTGCGCGATTGCCTTGATGGACGTCCCCCTCCTCGCCGTGCAGGAAATCAAGTCGAACCCGCCGGCACGGAAGGCCGCACTGCGGCTGATCTCGCTCTTGAATCGACACACGGGAGGAGACTGGAAGCTCGATCTCGAGCAGTGTGGCGACGGCAACGTGCCTCATGTGGGCATCCT is a window of Polyangiaceae bacterium DNA encoding:
- a CDS encoding methylated-DNA--[protein]-cysteine S-methyltransferase; protein product: MLAHIVIDTPLGKTKLVATDSALVAIVLPGQHKPLDSREAQGHPLLLRAARELREYFAGKRRDFTVPIAPQGTPFQQRVWSELARIPYGQHRSYGDLATSLGKPAAARAVGRANALNPLAIVLPCHRVIGKDGSLTGFAGGIDKKRWLLAHEARNPRGLFVGPARSPARSGSSAPKRP
- a CDS encoding DNA-3-methyladenine glycosylase 2 family protein, giving the protein MTLDADTCYRALTSRDGRFDGVFFVGVETTGVYCRPICPARTPGRGRCVFFARAAEAERAGFRACFRCRPELAPGLASVDKVSRLAARAAELIDAGYLNEHSVEELAKLLNVTARHLRRCLESELGVAPVELAQTRRLAMAKQLLADSRLPLTQVAFASGFSSVRRFNSAVRERFGRAASELRSETGTSGDGIPLRLDYRPPFDFERSLAFLRARAIPGVERVSDGEYTRSVVVDGKVGVVSVRHHSRRAALVAQVSPSLAPKLMFVAQRLRALFDLNARPEQIARHLSRDRRLAPLVKRYPGLRIVGAFSGYETAVRVILGQQVSVAAATTLSGRLLERFGTESEVGRVFPEPLVLAKASARQVRAVGVTEARAKTLVELSRAVAEGRIDLTAGEPTTLVQELLAVPGIGPWSAHAITLRALCWPDAFPSGDLALRRALGVDSARAAEVRAEGWAPWRAYAAMLLWRASAEGR